From Fundulus heteroclitus isolate FHET01 chromosome 5, MU-UCD_Fhet_4.1, whole genome shotgun sequence, a single genomic window includes:
- the pvalb7 gene encoding parvalbumin-7 isoform X2, producing MVMTDLLKPEEIKKALDSFAAETFDPKKFFEMVGMKAMSAENVKKVFQVLDVDGSGFIEEEELKFVLKGFAKDGRDLTDAETKAFLTAADKDGDGKIGIDEFEALVHE from the exons ATGGTAATGACAGATCTTCTAAAGCCTGAGGAGATCAAGAAAGCTCTTGATTCCTTTGCAG CGGAAACCTTTGACCCCAAGAAGTTCTTTGAGATGGTGGGAATGAAGGCCATGTCAGCTGAAAATGTCAAGAAGGTCTTCCAGGTTCTGGATGTGGATGGTAGCGGATTCATAGAGGAAGAGGAACTCAA gtttgTACTGAAGGGATTTGCAAAGGATGGTAGGGATCTGACGGATGCCGAAACAAAAGCATTCCTCACAGCCGCGGACAAAGATGGCGATGGCAAAATCGGCATTGACG AGTTTGAAGCCTTGGTTCACGAGTAA
- the pvalb7 gene encoding parvalbumin-7 isoform X1: protein MTAGRMVMTDLLKPEEIKKALDSFAAETFDPKKFFEMVGMKAMSAENVKKVFQVLDVDGSGFIEEEELKFVLKGFAKDGRDLTDAETKAFLTAADKDGDGKIGIDEFEALVHE from the exons CTGGCAGAATGGTAATGACAGATCTTCTAAAGCCTGAGGAGATCAAGAAAGCTCTTGATTCCTTTGCAG CGGAAACCTTTGACCCCAAGAAGTTCTTTGAGATGGTGGGAATGAAGGCCATGTCAGCTGAAAATGTCAAGAAGGTCTTCCAGGTTCTGGATGTGGATGGTAGCGGATTCATAGAGGAAGAGGAACTCAA gtttgTACTGAAGGGATTTGCAAAGGATGGTAGGGATCTGACGGATGCCGAAACAAAAGCATTCCTCACAGCCGCGGACAAAGATGGCGATGGCAAAATCGGCATTGACG AGTTTGAAGCCTTGGTTCACGAGTAA